The following coding sequences lie in one Lolium perenne isolate Kyuss_39 chromosome 2, Kyuss_2.0, whole genome shotgun sequence genomic window:
- the LOC127333039 gene encoding signal peptidase complex subunit 1, which produces MDWQGQKSAEMLMQVLLVASAVAAFLTGYTMADFQLMLLVYAGGVVLTALVTVPNWPFFNRHPLKWLDTPEADRHPRPQISSTAASTGGKKKTGKNK; this is translated from the coding sequence ATGGATTGGCAGGGGCAGAAGAGCGCGGAGATGCTGATGCAGGTGCTGCTGGTGGCGTCCGCCGTTGCGGCGTTCCTGACCGGGTACACCATGGCGGACTTCCAGCTCATGCTCCTCGTCTACGCTGGTGGGGTTGTGCTCACGGCGCTCGTCACCGTCCCCAACTGGCCCTTCTTCAACCGACACCCGCTCAAGTGGCTCGACACCCCCGAGGCTGATCGCCATCCTCGCCCTCAGATCAGCAGCACAGCGGCGTCAACCGGGGGTAAGAAGAAGACCGGGAAGAACAAGTAG
- the LOC127333040 gene encoding kinesin-like protein KIN-4C, with amino-acid sequence MGSSEMASQQQGDSVKVAVNVRPLITQELLLGCTDCVTVTPGEPQVQIGPHVFTYDHVYGSTGSPSSLIFEQCVHPLIDSLFAGYNTTVLAYGQTGSGKTYTMGTNYSGEANCGGIIPQVMETIFKKAEAMKGDTEFLIRVSFIEIFKEEVFDLLDDAGSVTKAAAPARVPIQIRETANGSITLAGVTEPEVKSKEEMASHLARGSLSRATGSTNMNSQSSRSHAIFTISIEQKRTSSSTSEKPTNNDYDILSSKFHLVDLAGSERAKRTGADGLRLKEGIHINRGLLALGNVISALGDEKKRKEGAFVPYRDSKLTRLLQDSLGGNSKTVMIACISPADSNAEETINTLKYANRTRNIQNKAVINRDPVTAEMQKLRSQLEQLQSELLFSRSGSAALEELQLLQQKVSLLELKNSELYCELKERKMSCEQLAQRALAAQLEKDKLMLKLESARNGKSWDDIENDGSEQPDVDLMKTYISKIQQLESEVTRQKFSTACRSGLHDRLALDKGILLDDLGSGCEEGTPEVSIEEEEKEREHSSLQEQLDQELQDLDKRLQQKEAEMKQFAKSDTSVLKQHYEAKLNEMEQEKKALQKEIESLRHALTNISSSTDECSHKMKENYLQKLTMLESQVSQLKKKQEAQQQLLRQKQRSDDAAMRLQGEIQRIKSQKVQLQQKIKQESEQFRSWKAAREKEVLQLKKEGRRNEYEMHKLLALNQKQKMVLQRKTEEAAMAAKRLKDLLEAKKSTRDTYGTSGSGIQALMRSIDDELEVTVRAYELRSHYERQIQERATISKEIARLKDCPQAMSPSARSSRISALENMLASSSSAMVSMASQLSEAEERERVSHGRGRWNHIRSLPDAKSTMNYLFQLASTSRCQLHDKEVMSRDKDLVIGELKEKVVALNGRTRQLETQVNDLHNQNMQLFTAMNNAKKSGRASRCDTIIDPEDGQTYALRKNARAGKNSSYWSDDMEISDAEESEELEDMSDDGSDTDWVQSSRKVNTRRRTSNPSNNSSLTNVKLEMPSEEMPTIQKEHASQCCSCSSKSSCKLTRYCECRAAGSQCGPSCGCKSSKCSNRVHIKEEIDDEPSKKEGSESGNVSSSENDAKMKEDVKQGIMFLENAMAEKEEAQEPKSRKPLADIGNAAMKQNGAKPKQRKNWRKSTIQLVPTGPPPPPSAPDNCEAAPQNRTDIPLRLSRAMSLLPAEGNPLTDRNATKPDESASTNKENTSVTARPPARSRKNAVEKENHHLG; translated from the exons ATGGGGAGCTCGGAGATGGCCTCGCAGCAGCAGGGCGACAGCGTCAAGGTGGCCGTCAACGTGCGCCCGCTCATCACGCAGGAGCTGCTCCTCGGCTGCACCGACTGCGTCACCGTCACGCCCGGCGAGCCGCAG GTCCAAATCGGCCCACACGTCTTTACCTATGATCATGTCTACGGAAGCACCGGATCTCCTTCCTCGTTGATATTCGAGCAATGCGTGCATCCGCTAATTGACTCGTTATTCGCTGGATATAACACCACTGTGCTAGCTTACGGACAG ACTGGATCTGGGAAGACATATACGATGGGTACCAATTACAGTGGTGAAGCTAACTGTGGAGGAATAATTCCACAAGTTATGGAGACGATATTCAAAAAAGCTGAAGCAATGAAGGGTGATACAGAGTTCTTAATTCGGGTGTCCTTCATCGAG ATATTCAAGGAGGAAGTATTTGATTTACTTGATGATGCTGGGTCTGTCACAAAAGCAGCAGCGCCTGCTAGAGTACCTATTCAGATTCGAGAAACTGCAAATGGTAGCATTACACTTGCTGGTGTGACAGAGCCTGAGGTCAAGTCAAAAGAAGAAATGGCCTCGCACTTGGCGCGAGGTTCTTTATCACGCGCAACTGGAAGTACAAACATGAATAGCCAGTCAAG CCGTTCTCATGCTATCTTCACGATCTCTATCGAGCAAAAGAGGACGTCAAGTTCTACATCTGAGAAGCCAACTAATAATGACTATGATATTTTATCATCAAAATTTCATTTAGTTGACTTGGCTGGTTCTGAAAGGGCTAAGCGAACAGGAGCTGATGGATTGCGGCTTAAAGAAG GGATACATATAAACAGAGGCCTTCTTGCtcttggcaatgttattagtgcgTTAGGTGATGAAAAGAAGAGGAAGGAAGGAGCATTTGTACCGTACCGGGACAGCAAATTAACCCGCCTACTGCAG GACTCTCTAGGAGGAAACAGTAAAACCGTTATGATTG CTTGCATTAGTCCTGCTGATTCTAATGCAGAGGAAACCATTAATACACTCAAGTATGCCAATCGTACACGAAATATTCAAAACAAAGCAGTG ATCAACAGAGACCCAGTTACAGCAGAAATGCAGAAATTGAGGAGTCAATTAGAGCAGCTGCAGAGTGAACTTCTGTTTTCCCGTAGTGGGAGTGCAGCATTAGAAGAGCTTCAG TTGCTGCAACAAAAAGTCTCTCTACTTGAATTAAAAAATTCAGAGCTTTACTGTGAGCTCAAGGAAAGAAAAATGTCGTGTGAACAGTTAGCACAGCGTGCACTTGCTGCCCAG CTGGAAAAGGATAAGCTGATGTTAAAGCTTGAATCAGCACGCAATGGGAAATCGTGGGACGATATTGAAAATGACGGCAGCGAGCAG CCGGATGTGGACCTTATGAAGACCTATATATCAAAGATTCAACAGTTGGAGAGTGAAGTAACACGGCAAAAGTTCTCCACTGCCTGTAGAAGTGGTTTACATGATCGACTTGCACTGGATAAGGGCATACTTCTGGACGATCTGGGTTCAGGCTGTGAAGAAGGGACACCCGAAGTGTCAA ttgaagaagaagaaaaggaaagAGAGCATTCATCCCTACAAGAGCAACTTGATCAGGAGCTGCAGGATCTAGATAAAAGACTTCAGCAAAAGGAG GCGGAGATGAAACAATTTGCAAAGAGCGACACCTCTGTTCTCAAGCAACATTATGAGGCGAAGTTAAATGAGATGGAGCAAGAAAAGAAGGCTCTTCAG AAAGAAATCGAGAGTCTCCGTCATGCATTAACAAATATATCTTCCTCAACTGATGAGTGTTCGCACAAAATGAAAGAGAACTATCTTCAGAAGCTGACCATGCTTGAATCCCAG GTCTCTCAGCTCAAGAAAAAACAGGAAGCTCAACAACAGTTGCTACGACAGAAACAAAGAAGTGATGATGCAGCAATGCGTTTACAAGGAGAAATTCAACGCATCAAATCTCAGAAG GTTCAACTTCAACAGAAGATTAAACAAGAATCGGAGCAATTTAGATCTTGGAAGGCTGCCCGTGAAAAGGAAGTGCTTCAG CTCAAGAAGGAAGGGAGACGGAATGAATATGAGATGCATAAACTCCTGGCATTAAATCAGAAGCAGAAGATG GTTTTACAGCGAAAAACCGAAGAAGCTGCGATGGCCGCGAAAAGACTAAAAGATTTGCTCGAAGCAAAGAAGTCCACCCGGGATACATATG GAACAAGTGGATCAGGGATTCAG GCATTGATGCGATCCATTGATGATGAACTTGAAGTTACTGTAAGGGCATACGAATTACGCTCACACTATGAACGACAAATACAAGA GAGAGCAACAATATCAAAGGAAATAGCAAGGCTGAAGGACTGTCCTCAGGCTATGTCTCCTAGTGCCAGAAGTTCTAGAATTTCAGCACTGGAAAACATGTTGGCATCATCATCTAGTGCAATGGTGTCCATGGCTTCTCAACTGTCTGAAGCAGAGGAGCGTGAGCGTGTGTCCCATGGTAGAGGCAGATGGAACCACATAAGGTCCCTACCTGATGCGAAGAGCACAATGAACTACCTTTTTCAGTTAGCATCAACTTCAAG ATGTCAACTACATGATAAGGAGGTGATGAGTAGAGACAAAGACCTTGTCATTGGTGAACTCAAAGAAAAAGTGGTTGCGCTTAATGGCAGAACGAGACAACTGGAAACACAAGTTAATGATCTACATAACCAAAATATGCAG CTTTTCACTGCAATGAACAATGCGAAGAAATCTGGTAGGGCCTCAAGGTGTGATACTATTATTGATCCAGAAGATGGTCAAACTTATGCTTTGCGGAAG AATGCTCGAGCCGGTAAGAACAGCTCCTACTGGTCGGATGACATGGAAATATCAGATGCCGAGGAGTCGGAAGAATTAGAGGATATGAGTGATGATGGATCTGATACAGATTGGGTACAATCATCCAGGAAAGTCAATACACGACGCAGAACATCAAACCCGAGTAACAATAGTTCACTTACAAATGTAAAGTTGGAGATGCCTAGTGAGGAAATGCCCACTATCCAGAAAGAGCATGCTTCACAGTGTTGCTCGTGTTCATCAAAATCATCATGCAAGCTCACCAGATACTGTGAGTGCAGAGCTGCAGGTTCACAATGTGGTCCTAGTTGTGGATGCAAATCTTCCAAATGTTCCAATAGGGTGCACATCAAGGAAGAAATAGATGATGAACCATCTAAGAAGGAAGGCAGCGAGTCTGGTAATGTTTCTTCTTCAGAGAATGATGCCAAAATGAAGGAAGATGTGAAGCAAGGAATCATGTTTCTTGAGAATGCTATGGCTGAGAAGGAAGAAGCTCAAGAGCCCAAATCAAGAAAACCATTGGCGGACATTGGAAATGCTGCG ATGAAACAAAACGGGGCAAAACCAAAGCAGAGGAAAAACTGGCGCAAGTCGACAATACAGCTCGTCCCTACAGGGCCTCCTCCACCGCCCTCTGCACCGGATAACTGCGAAGCAGCTCCGCAGAACAGAACTGATATTCCCCTCAGGCTGTCGAGAGCAATGTCCTTACTGCCTGCCGAGGGCAACCCTCTTACAGACCGCAACGCCACCAAGCCCGACGAGTCTGCAAGTACCAACAAGGAGAACACCAGCGTTACTGCAAGGCCACCGGCTCGGTCAAGAAAGAATGCCGTTGAAAAGGAGAACCACCACTTGGGATGA